In the Glycine max cultivar Williams 82 chromosome 6, Glycine_max_v4.0, whole genome shotgun sequence genome, AAATGCGAGTTGGTTTGTGGAGAATTCGCCGAGCCACTTTCCTTGGGCGGCGGCTGATTGACTCCCCCCCTTTTGAAGTAGTGAACACAGTGTGAGACTCGATTTAGAAACCATGAATGCAACATGATGCATGCTTATGCTTATGCAAAGAGAAAGGGAACAAATTATTATCGAAGAACTTGTTAGAGAAATTGTAAACATCATAAACTGAAACACTTCACTTAAGCATTGGAACAttacaaagaaattttttttttttttttttattttttttttttacaagtcaaGAGATTTCGGGAGCTAAAATCTAAACATAAGGTCCTAAGAACTTCAGACTCAAACTCCCGGAGTAGATGGGTCCTCGGAATCTGAATGTGCACGGGAGAACAAATCCATAAACCTCCTCTTCCTTCTAGCATCTCGGTGGAGCAAGGCGTCTTTCCGACGAAGCAAGTCGTCCTTCTCAATCATCCTCTGGTTCTGGATAAAAAGCTCACGGCTCTGTTGGGCTATCTTCCCTTTCAAAGTCTCATTCTCTTGCTCGAGCTCCTGGCATCTCCTCTTCcaagtttctttttcttgccTTTCTTTGGTTAATTGTTCATGAAACTCTTCCTTGGTGTCGAAGGGGATAGGCAAGGATGATGGTGGGATGGTGGACGATAGGTATCTAGGTAAGCGGTAGGGTAGGCCAAAGCTCTTGGTCCTATCAATAACCCACTGGGTATAAGATTCGTGCACGTAGTCTGATTTCTTTCCCAACTGACTTCTGTTGAGTCTGCGGATAGCGCTCCAAGCTTGTGCGAATCTTTCCCTTTTGTTCGAGTGATCACCATGGTTAAGATAGAATTCATTAGTCAAGGCAAGGTTGTTTGGTTTTTTCTTTATCGGGTACCCGAATTGCCGTCGAGCGAGAAGTGGGTTGTAGCTAATTCCGCCACGCATACCCAAAAGAGGTACGTTGGGATATTCACCACAACTCACAATAATCTCTCCAACATCACTAGCTGCTTGGTACCAAACAATGTCAGATGGGTCAAGAGTCATGATTCGGCGAGGCCAGGAAAGCTTGTCATCATTGGTCTTGAAGGCACGGGATTGAGGTAAGTGGAAGGTAAACCACTGATAGAGTAAAGGTGCACAACACGAAATGGTTCCCCGGCCAGCCTGGGTACGGTCATGGATAGAATGGTAGGTATCGGCGAGTAGAGTGGGTACGGGGTTCTTTGTAAGAAAGATTTTAATGGCATTGATATCGATGAAGTTGTCAATATTTGGGAAGAGTAAAAGGCCATATATAAGGAGGGCTAGGATAGAATGGAAGGCAAGTATACTAGCTGCTTCAGCAAATATGAAGGCTTGTTGGTAGAGGAAGTGGGTGGGAAGACCTTGGAGGCCTCCTTTAGAGGTAAGGTTTGCTTGGATGATGGAGGTTTTAAGATGGAGAGCGGCCGCGATGTCGGAGGGTTTAGGGGTAGGCTCAAGACCATGGAAAGGTATCTTGTCTGGCACAGGTAAGCCAACTAGGTAGGAGTACTCTTCAAGTGTGGGGACAAGCTGGTAATCGGGAAATGTGAAGCAATGGTAGAGCGGGTCATAGAACTGAACCAGGGTCTCTAGACATCCTTCCTCAACATCTACTCTAAGAATCCTGAGCAACTTCCCATGATGAGCTTGAAAATCAACTGGATCACTTACTAAAGATGCTAGCTCCCTTAATCTCAACAGGTCTGTTTTTTTGAAAAGGTATTTCCTAGTGCTTCTCAGTGGGATGTCCATATCTACAAAGTTTACAAAAAGCTTGTCTAAGTCCTTCGATAATTTGGATGAAAAAAGAGTTTATGCATGGATGCATGTATGCATGATTATGCCAAAATACGGAGAAAACATGGTGAAGTTAAATCCAAAATGTTGGAGTTAAGGGTAAACACGCCATTTGGTAAGGACTATGGTTTCATATGTACCTGTATCACGGGTTCTACCAAGTTCCCAAAGTCATTGACCACTTCCGGATATTGTCGGATTGCGGGACTACTCCCGGTCCAACGACGTCCATAGGAAAGCCTCGTTTGAGTGTAGTATCGCGTATCAACCAATTCAAGACTACTCTTGATTAGCCACCGCACTACGTCCTAAAAGGCTAAGATGGGTTAAAGGTAACTAAAGGTCCTCAACTTCATAGGTCGCTTGGAAATATTAATGCTGAACACGACTACTCATGCCAAAATAGTAATATTCCCAAGATCCCTCCATTGAGCGGGGTTATCACATGTGCCATATCCAAAACTCACTCTCGGAAAGACACTATGATTATACCACCATCCTATCTTATGTTTCCCTCAAGTCCGGGTGTAGGACTTATCTCACCACTCACGTAAAAGATAAACACTTAAGCACGTATTTACAGTTTCAAATAATAACAAAGcataaagatgaagaaaaacaaGATAGGTTTAACCCACTTAGGAGTgtgatccccagtggagtcgccatttTTCTGTCGCGGTGATTTTTGGATATCAAGCTATTGATTAGCGTCGACTCGCAATTTTTAAGATCACCaccgatcttttatttttccgaaGAAAAGGGAGAAAGCTCGAAAAACCCTAGTTTTTAAGAGATCAAAAGGTCCGGGGGTTGGTTACGCAAAGGGAAGGTACTAGCACCCTAAACGTCTATAGTACTCTATAGGAACCTCttgcttattttatctttatgctaaattgattatttgtttGGAAATAAATGCTTAAGTGTGAAAAGATTAAAGAGATAGGTTtaaaagaaaggagaaaaaagtttttttttttttttgtttattattttttttattgatttggaaAGACAAAGTCTTTTGCCTACATACCCGAATGGGATCAAAATCATGTAGTTCGGGGTAGAAAGCCGAGTGAttggttttgattgattttaaagttCGAAAAAGAAGAGTTTAGGCAAGATAAGAGGCCGAAAAGGCATAGAAGGAATAAAAGAAGTGAGTTCGATTGATTTTAAGTGAAAAAAAGTTTTGATTGATTAGAGATTGATTaaagatttgattaagaaagaaagaataaagattgacccctttttttttgaaattttgattatgGAAAGTTTTTGGGttttgaccttttttttttatctttagttaTGCAAAGATAAGTCTAAACGCGCCGGATCCCTTAAAATGACGTTGGATCAAGTGAGGGTCCTTTTCCTCGGATACGGTTCAAGTTACGTGATCGTCCTCGgcggaaaacataaaaataaatgtgagtgtCGGTGCagattctcattttttatttacattggaCCTAGATACATTCTAATtggcaacaaaataaatgacaagaaataataaactaaaagcTGCAAATTCATTAAAGCAAATAtgctaaaaagaaaataaaaatgcatgaaatgcaaaaaaacaataaataaatatggtgcataaaataaataaaagaaataaaaatgcaagacataaaataagtatgatgctgaaaataaaataaaaagaaaataaaagtgcaatacagaaaataaatatgatgctaaaaagaatgcgagacataaaaataaaataaaaatgcaaggcaaaaaataaatagggtacataaaaataaagaaaataaaagtgcaAGACAAAAATAGATATGGAActggaaaataaaatgcaagacaaacaattaaacatggtgctggaaaataaataaagaaaataaaaaaaaatgcgaggcataaaattaaatatgatgcataaaataataaaatgcaagacataaaataaataaatatggtgcgtaaaaaaagaagaaaaaaaacaaaaaaaaaaaaaagaaaaggggtgCAGTAAGGAAGAGGGGAGGTGAGAGTAGGAAtcagaaaagaagaagagaaaaagagtgGGCCGGAGATGAGTCCAGCGGGCCAGGAGGGGAGAACCGGACCGGTttgattcaaagaaaaaaaaccgAACCGGTCCAGCCTCTATATAAGGGCTTGGGGCcggtttttttcattttttaaaactctttctctctcttcttctttttctctcttctctttcttcccTTCCGAAATTCCCTGCGGCCATGAACATTCCCCGGCGCGGCGGCCGCTGGCGGCGCCACCGTGCCGGAGTAGCTCAAGCCCCCCCTCTTTTTTAAACCTCTCGAACCCTCTTCACTCACTCGTTATGAATCTGAGGTTCGTTTTCGAAAAACTCGACGCAGCAA is a window encoding:
- the LOC102668914 gene encoding uncharacterized protein, which translates into the protein MDIPLRSTRKYLFKKTDLLRLRELASLVSDPVDFQAHHGKLLRILRVDVEEGCLETLVQFYDPLYHCFTFPDYQLVPTLEEYSYLVGLPVPDKIPFHGLEPTPKPSDIAAALHLKTSIIQANLTSKGGLQGLPTHFLYQQAFIFAEAASILAFHSILALLIYGLLLFPNIDNFIDINAIKIFLTKNPVPTLLADTYHSIHDRTQAGRGTISCCAPLLYQWFTFHLPQSRAFKTNDDKLSWPRRIMTLDPSDIVWYQAASDVGEIIVSCGEYPNVPLLGMRGGISYNPLLARRQFGYPIKKKPNNLALTNEFYLNHGDHSNKRERFAQAWSAIRRLNRSQLGKKSDYVHESYTQWVIDRTKSFGLPYRLPRYLSSTIPPSSLPIPFDTKEEFHEQLTKERQEKETWKRRCQELEQENETLKGKIAQQSRELFIQNQRMIEKDDLLRRKDALLHRDARRKRRFMDLFSRAHSDSEDPSTPGV